Within the Terriglobales bacterium genome, the region CGACTATTCCCTGACGCGCAACTACATCGAGTGGCTGGCCGTGCTGCCCTGGAGCAAGTCTAGCGGCACGGAAGTGGACATCATCAAAGCGCGCGAGATTCTCGATACCGACCACTACGACCTGCAGAAGGTCAAGGACCGCATCCTGGACTACCTCTCGGTGCGCCGCTTGAAGCCCAGCATGAAGGGACCGATCCTCTGCTTTGTGGGACCTCCGGGCGTTGGCAAGACCTCTCTGGGCCGCTCCATCGCGCGCGCCTTGAACCGCAAGTTCGTGCGCCTGTCGCTCGGCGGCGTGCATGACGAGGCCGAGATTCGCGGCCATCGCCGCACCTACATCGGCGCCCTGCCCGGCCAGATCATGCAGAACATGCGCCGCGCTGAGACCAACGATCCTGTCTTCATGCTCGACGAGGTGGACAAGCTCGGCCGTGATTTCCGCGGCGACCCCGCTTCCGCCTTGCTGGAAACCCTCGATCCCGAACAGAACAATACCTTCCGCGACAACTATCTCGACGTGCCCTTCGATCTCTCCAAGGTGCTGTTTATCACTACCGCCAACATGCTCGATCCCATTCCCGAACCGCTGCGTGACCGCATGGAGATCATCGAGCTGCAGGGATACACCGAGGACGAGAAACTCCACATTGCCAATCGCTATCTTGTCCCGCGGCAGATCGAAGAGAACGGCATCACGCCGGAGAACATCGAGTTCCCCGAAGAGGCCGTACGCCACGTCATCCGGCATTACACACGCGAGGCCGGCGTGCGAAACCTGGAGCGGAATCTGGGCACCATCTGCCGCAAGCAGGCTCGCCGCATCGCCGAAGGCAAGACCGAAAAGCTGATCGTGGACAAAGAGACCATCCAGGAATTCCTGGGCGGCATCAAGATCCGCGTCGAAACCGAACTGGCCGAGCGCACCCGCCGCCCCGGTGTCGCCGTGGGTCTGGCCTGGACCCCGACCGGCGGAGATATCCTCTTCATCGAAGCCAACAAGATGAAAGGCAACAAGGGATTCACCATCACCGGTCAGATCGGCCAGGTCATGCAGGAATCCATGCAGGCCGCCCTCACCTGGGTGCGTTCGAACGCCGAGAAGCTAGCCATCAGCGAAGACTTCTTCAAGGACCACGACTTGCACGTTCACGTTCCTGCAGGTGCCATACCCAAGGACGGTCCCTCGGCCGGCATCACCCTCGTGACTGCGCTCGTGTCGCTGCTCAGCGATCGGTGCGTTCGTCCGCACACCGCGATGACCGGGGAGGTCACCCTGAGCGGAAACGTCCTCCCCGTCGGCGGGATCAAGGAGAAGGTGCTGGCCGCGCGCCGCGCCGGCATCCGCGACATCCTCATGCCCGCGGACAACAAGCAGAACGTCGAAGAGGACTTGGCGCCCGAGCAGCTCGAAGGCATTAAGCTGCACTACGTGAATACCGTCGAGGAAGTGCTGGACCTGGCGCTGCCCACCTCGCCTCTCGAAGAAAAGCAGGACGCCGAAGAACGCGAGAAAGTGCTCACCAACGCCGTCGGAGTTTAGCGTAACACATAAGATAGTTCTGCTAACCTACTAACAACAATATGGTTAGCAGGTTATGGTGCGCCTTGTTAACGAGTCCCTGCTGTGAAGCTCCTCAACCCTCAGCGTATCCTAGTTCCCATGCAGATCCGGGTACTCTTTTTCGGCCAGCTCCGCGATCTGGCGGGTCGCGATAGCGACTCGCTGGCGCTGCCGGAGGGAGCGACACTTGCCGATCTCCTGGCCCACTACGAACAGGGAATTCCACGCCTGAAAGAATTGCTGCCCAGCCTTGCGCTTTCCTTGAACCAGGAATATGCCTCTGTAGACGCCATCCTTTGCGACCGCGATGAAGTGGCCTTGCTTCCGCCCGTGAGTGGTGGCGCGCCGGAACCCGTGGTGCAACTCGTGCGCGAGCGGATCGATCCCCATCAGATCGTTCCTCCGCTGGAGCGCCCGGAAGACGGCGCCATCGTGATCTTCGACGGGATTGTGCGCAATCACTCCCGCGGCCGCCGCACTCTGTATCTGGAGTACGAAGCCTACGAAGAAATGGCGTTGAAGCAGATGCGCGCCCTGGCGGACGAAGCTCTCACCAAGTTTGCCATTCGCGACCTTGCCCTGGTTCATCGTCTCGGTCGCTTGGAGATTGGCGAGAGCAGCGTCCTCATTGCCGTGGTAGCGGCCCATCGGGCGCCGGCCTTCGACGCCTGCCGCTGGCTGATCGATACGCTGAAAAAAACCGTGCCCATCTGGAAGAAGGAATACTTTGAGGACGGGGCCATCTGGGCGGATGGGGAACCGTTTCCCGAAGAGATTTCTGCGGCGGCTCGGGGCGCGGCCCGGCCCGCATCCAAGTAAATACGGGTATGCGAATTCTCTTTCTTCTGGCCACATTGCTTGTCGGCCTTTCGCTCTGTGGCCAGCAGCCGAAGCCCGCGACCCAGCTGCCGCCTGCCCCGGCCAAGGAAGAGAAACAGCCCACCATCCGCGTCGACGTGAAGCTCGTCAACGTGTTCGTCACCGTGACCGACGAGAAGGGCGCTCCCGTTGCCGATCTCACGCAGGGCGACTTTCAGATCCTGGAAGACGATCAACCGCAATCCATCTCGGTCTTCGATCGTGAATCGGAATTGCCGCTTTCCATCGTGCTGGCCATCGATACCAGTCTCTCCACGCGCAAGGACCTGAAAGTCGAGCTGGAATCGGCGCGCCGATTCGTGCGTTCCATCGTGCGGCCGGTGGACGCATTATCGGTCTACCAGTTCAGCGAAGTGGTGGACGAATTGGTGCCCTTCACGTCGAATTTGGCTCGCATCGATGCCGGCATCCAGCGCGCCCGCGCCGGGGCTGCCACCGCGCTGTTCGATGCCGTCTACCTCGCCGGCCATGCTCTGGAAAACCGCAAGGGGCGCAAAGTCATAGTGGTGATCACCGATGGTGGCGATACCGTCAGTTCCATCCGCTACGCCGAAGCCGTTCGCTCCGCCGTGCAGTCCGAAGCCATCGTATACAGCATTATCGTGGTTCCCATCGCGGCCAGCGCTGGCCGCAACATCGGCGGCGAGAACGCCCTGATCCAGATTTCTCGGGACACTGGGGGAAAGCATTACTATGCCCAGTCCGACCAGCTCGACGCGGCCTTCGAGCAGATCAGCCGCGACCTCCGCACCCAATACCTGCTGGCCTACTATCCGCGCCAGCGTCTTTCCGGCTCCGAATTTCGCCGCATCCGCGTCCTGGTTCGCGGATCTGCGCCCGAAGGCGACGGCGAAGAACCCGCGGCCGGCTTTCGCGTCCGGCATCGTTCCGGCTATTTCACCTCCAAAGCGCGCTAGCGGCGCCGCGGCGCGATACAATGGCCGCATGGCGTTTCGCACTCCACACGGCGGCTCGCGCCCGCTCCGCAAAGGCAAGGCTCCTCCGCCGGAAGAGACATTTCTGGAAGCCGCCTATCTCAAGGATCTGGGCGAGAAGCAGACCCCGGTTTCCGTCAAGCTGCTGGATGGCGAGGTCGTCCACGGCTGGATCGAGTACTACGACCAGAAGATGATCCGCCTCACCCGCTCGGGCGAGCCCAATCTCTTCATCTTCAAGCACCAGATCCTGTACATCGCCGAAGAGCCCGGCCGCAAGAACTCCTAGTGACGTCCCGCGACGAGTTCGTTCCCGCCATGGCGGAGATCGCCCGTGAAGCTGGCGCTCTCCTCATGACCTACTTCGCGCGCCGCGTGAAGGTGGAATATAAAGGCGATGTAGACCTGGTCACCGAGGCCGACCGTGCCTCCGAAGCGCTCATTGTCGAGCGCATCCAGGCCCGCTGGCCTCGCCACGGCATCATGGCCGAGGAGGGCACCCGCGCCCCCGCTTCCGCCGGCTACTCCTGGTACGTTGACCCGCTCGACGGCACCACCAATTTCGCTCACGGCTTTCCGGTTTTCTGTGTGTCCCTCGGTTTGGAGCACAAGGGCGAGCGCATCGCCGGCGTCATCTACGACCCCACGCGCGACGAACTGTTTTCCGCGGAGAAGGGAAGCGGCGCCTGGCTCAACCAGCGCCGCATCCACGTATCGAAAATTTCAGCCCTCGCCGAGAGCCTGGTCGCCACCGGCTTCCCCAGCCACAAGCGCCACAAGAATCCCAACATCCACTTCTACCACCAGATCACGCTCCGCACTCACGGCGTGCGCCGCGCGGGTTCCGCCGCGCTCGATCTCGCCTGTGTGGCCTGCGGCCGCTTCGACGGATTCTGGGAGTTCAACCTCAATCCCTGGGACACCGCCGCCGGCGTCCTGCTGGTGGAAGAATCCGGGGGCAAGGTCACCGATTTCTCCGGCGGTCCCTTCCGCATCGAGAGCCGCGAAGTCATGGCCTCGAACGGCCTGCTGCACGCCGACCTGCTGCAAGAGTTCCAGGCCATCTTCGAGGGCCGCGGCCTGGAAGAGTTGCCCTCCGCCGTCGATTACGCCCGCACCCGCCGCTCGTAGGTTGGAAGCGCATGCATTGGGTGGCCTACGTTCGCGTCCCGGTTTTAGGCGCTAACGTAAGTCAATCTGCCGGCAGCGGCGGCGGACCCTCCGGCACGTACGGCTTATAGACGAATCCTTTTGTCTTCTCCTCGAACTCCGCGCGGATCGCCTTGCGTAGCTCGGCATCTTCGAACAGGTCCACCATGGTCGCGGCCAGCGCCTGCGAGGCGTACATCATGCCCTTGTGCCCGATGGACATCCCCCCGGTCGCCACCACCGACCACCCGTGCCAGGGCGCATCTTCCGGCGCCGTGGTCACAGAGAGGTGCAGCGTCGGCACCAGCCAGCTCACATCGCCCACGTCCGTAGAGCCGCCTTCCGGCTCACCGGGCGCATCCTTGATCGGTGTGATGGCGCTCTTCAGGCCCTTGGGTTCGACGCCGGCCGCCTTCTGGATCTTGCGTGCGAACTCCTGCTCTTCTTCCGTGAACTCGAGCGGCCCCAACCACACCAGATTGTTGTACAGGGCCCGCTCGCCGGCCATGTTCACCAGCATTTCGTAATCGCCGGCCTGCACGGTCAATTTCGATTCGACGTCGGCCATCAGCGCCGCGCCCTGCGCCATCTTGCGGACCCGTTGCATCATCTCGTCCATGTTCTCGCGCTTGTTGTCGCGCACCCACACCCACACCTTGGCGTATTCCGGGATCACGTTGGGCACGTCCCCGCCCTTGATCAGCGTGTAGTGGATGCGCGAGGTCGGCCGGATGTGCTCCCGCATCATGTTCAGGCCGTCGGTGAAGAGTTCCATGCCGTCGACGGCGCTGCGCCCGTTCCACGGATCGAACGCCGCATGGGCTGCCTTGCCTTTGAAC harbors:
- the lon gene encoding endopeptidase La codes for the protein MSTERSEGKAPQKTQKPAAYPVLPVRDTVLFPHAVLPLTVGRESSVELINSLGEDKTIIVVAQRDARVDSPQPVDLFSVGTLAIVHKVVRMPNQSLFIFTEGLDRIKLGEFAQLTPFMRASVQTVPDVNIERTHEIEALERNVLSLFQQIVAGSPTLSDELQTVAMNIDDAGRLADFVASSLPSLPTRDKQEILETPDVSVRLKSVNRHLTKELEVQHLRNKIQSEVQDQVQQSQREYYLREQMKAIQKELGEQDETSRDVEELRQKLEAAGLPEEVKKEALRELGRLSRMSPMAADYSLTRNYIEWLAVLPWSKSSGTEVDIIKAREILDTDHYDLQKVKDRILDYLSVRRLKPSMKGPILCFVGPPGVGKTSLGRSIARALNRKFVRLSLGGVHDEAEIRGHRRTYIGALPGQIMQNMRRAETNDPVFMLDEVDKLGRDFRGDPASALLETLDPEQNNTFRDNYLDVPFDLSKVLFITTANMLDPIPEPLRDRMEIIELQGYTEDEKLHIANRYLVPRQIEENGITPENIEFPEEAVRHVIRHYTREAGVRNLERNLGTICRKQARRIAEGKTEKLIVDKETIQEFLGGIKIRVETELAERTRRPGVAVGLAWTPTGGDILFIEANKMKGNKGFTITGQIGQVMQESMQAALTWVRSNAEKLAISEDFFKDHDLHVHVPAGAIPKDGPSAGITLVTALVSLLSDRCVRPHTAMTGEVTLSGNVLPVGGIKEKVLAARRAGIRDILMPADNKQNVEEDLAPEQLEGIKLHYVNTVEEVLDLALPTSPLEEKQDAEEREKVLTNAVGV
- a CDS encoding molybdenum cofactor biosynthesis protein MoaE; the protein is MQIRVLFFGQLRDLAGRDSDSLALPEGATLADLLAHYEQGIPRLKELLPSLALSLNQEYASVDAILCDRDEVALLPPVSGGAPEPVVQLVRERIDPHQIVPPLERPEDGAIVIFDGIVRNHSRGRRTLYLEYEAYEEMALKQMRALADEALTKFAIRDLALVHRLGRLEIGESSVLIAVVAAHRAPAFDACRWLIDTLKKTVPIWKKEYFEDGAIWADGEPFPEEISAAARGAARPASK
- a CDS encoding VWA domain-containing protein, with protein sequence MRILFLLATLLVGLSLCGQQPKPATQLPPAPAKEEKQPTIRVDVKLVNVFVTVTDEKGAPVADLTQGDFQILEDDQPQSISVFDRESELPLSIVLAIDTSLSTRKDLKVELESARRFVRSIVRPVDALSVYQFSEVVDELVPFTSNLARIDAGIQRARAGAATALFDAVYLAGHALENRKGRKVIVVITDGGDTVSSIRYAEAVRSAVQSEAIVYSIIVVPIAASAGRNIGGENALIQISRDTGGKHYYAQSDQLDAAFEQISRDLRTQYLLAYYPRQRLSGSEFRRIRVLVRGSAPEGDGEEPAAGFRVRHRSGYFTSKAR
- a CDS encoding RNA chaperone Hfq, yielding MAFRTPHGGSRPLRKGKAPPPEETFLEAAYLKDLGEKQTPVSVKLLDGEVVHGWIEYYDQKMIRLTRSGEPNLFIFKHQILYIAEEPGRKNS
- a CDS encoding inositol monophosphatase family protein yields the protein MTSRDEFVPAMAEIAREAGALLMTYFARRVKVEYKGDVDLVTEADRASEALIVERIQARWPRHGIMAEEGTRAPASAGYSWYVDPLDGTTNFAHGFPVFCVSLGLEHKGERIAGVIYDPTRDELFSAEKGSGAWLNQRRIHVSKISALAESLVATGFPSHKRHKNPNIHFYHQITLRTHGVRRAGSAALDLACVACGRFDGFWEFNLNPWDTAAGVLLVEESGGKVTDFSGGPFRIESREVMASNGLLHADLLQEFQAIFEGRGLEELPSAVDYARTRRS
- a CDS encoding amidohydrolase codes for the protein MKASRVAVMLVLSLLSLVPFASAVDIKKKEEAVSRVKARQADLVSMSDQIWAFAETALREKKSAKLLADYAEQQGFKVERGVAGMPTAFVASYGEGRPIIGILGEYDALPGISQKASPVKEPLVEGAAGHGCGHNLFGSASMGAALAIKEMIAAGKLKGTIRFYGTPAEESVGGKVYMARAGLFNDLDVALAWHPADETEADTDSSQAIIDFIVEFKGKAAHAAFDPWNGRSAVDGMELFTDGLNMMREHIRPTSRIHYTLIKGGDVPNVIPEYAKVWVWVRDNKRENMDEMMQRVRKMAQGAALMADVESKLTVQAGDYEMLVNMAGERALYNNLVWLGPLEFTEEEQEFARKIQKAAGVEPKGLKSAITPIKDAPGEPEGGSTDVGDVSWLVPTLHLSVTTAPEDAPWHGWSVVATGGMSIGHKGMMYASQALAATMVDLFEDAELRKAIRAEFEEKTKGFVYKPYVPEGPPPLPAD